A region of the Dehalococcoidia bacterium genome:
CGGAGGCGAACACAGGCACCCCCTCCTCCAGCACCACCTCCATCTGCCGACGGATATAGTCGGGCCCGAAGTCTCGGCCCAGGGTAGAGCGGGAGAGGTCCTCGCGCAGGGGCGGGAGGCGGAACCGCTCCCACATCTCGGCCATAAACTGGTGGTGCTCCGAGGTCAGAAGGTCACGCCAGGATCGCCGGGGGCCCTGTGGAGCCTCCTCCTGCACCCTCCCCATCTCCGATGGCAGGACAGGCAGAAGGATATCCACCCCAAACGGCCTGTCGGTGAGGTCCCGCACCTTGCGGATCTCTTGCCGCAGTCGCTCGGGCCGCATTCCGGTAGCCCCTATGACCCCGAGGCCGCCGGCGTTGGAGACAGCAGCCACCAGCTCGGCCCTGGCCACCCCACCCATGCCCGCCAAGATGATGGGATACTCGATGCCTAACAGCTCACACAGCTTTGTGCGCAAAACAGGCCTCATATGGCCATACCTCCTAAGCAGGGGCGAACTGGACGAGGGAGACATCGTCTCCCGCTGGCTCAAAGACCGCCCGTACCGGCATATCCACTCTCACCTCCTCCGGCCGGCAGCCCACGATGTTGGCTGTCATCCTCACCCCCTCCTCCAGCTCCACAATGGCATACACATAAGGCACCTTATCGGCGAAGGCGGGCGTAGCCGGCCGCCGCACGATGGTAAAGCTATACACCCGGCCCCGGCCGCTAGCCTCCCGCCATTCCGGCTCCCCTAGGCAATGAATGCAGTAGGGGCGCGGATAGAAGATATACCTCTGGCAGCGGGGGCAGTACTGGAGCAGGAGACGGCCCTGTCGGGCCGCTTCCCAGAAGGGGGCGCTTATGGCGGTAGGGCGTGGTAAAGGGATCTTGGGCTGCTCCTTGGCCTCGCTCATCACTCTCTCCCCAGGACCAGCGACACCTGCTCGCTCAGGATGCCTCCATTGCCGTTGACGAAGGCCAGCTGGCAGTCCTTCACCTGCCTCTCCCCGGCCCGGCCTTGCAGCTGGTATACGGCCTCCATAATGTGCGAGGCCCCACCCGCCAGGCCAGGCTGACCATAGGAGAGCTGGCCCCCGTGGGTGTTGACAGGCAGGTCCCCCTTATAGGTCAGGTCGTGCTCCTCCACGAAGGGCCCTCCCCTCCCCTTGGGGCAGAAGCCGGCGTCCTCCAGGGTGATGATGACAGTGATGGTGTAGCAGTCGTAGACGGATACCAGGTCGATATCCTTGGGGGTGACGCCGGCCATCTCAAAGGCCTTGGCCGCCGTATAGACGATGGGCGTGGTGGTGAGGCTAGGGGCGTAGGCAGGAAGGCTATGGGTGATCTTCTCCCCGAAGCCGAGGAGGTAGACAGGGGGATGGGGGCATTCCTTAGCTATCTCCGGGCGGGCCACGATGAAGGCTATGGCCCCCGAACAGGGCATGACGATCTCCAGCAGGTGCAATGGGTCCACAATGACCGGGGACTCGAGCACATCGTCGATGGTGATGGGCTTGCCATAGAAAAGGGCCCTAGGGTTGGCGCAGGCGTTGGTGCGCTGGTCCACGGCCACCTTGGCCCGCTGACGGTCGGTGGTGCCATACTCGTAGGCGTGACGCATGGCCGCCAGGGCATACCCGGAGTTGGCCCCCATGGGCCCGTAGGGCCGCTCGAACTCGGGAGCGGGCATGCCATCCCAGCGCACCCCGCGGGTGTAAAAGGCCTTGGGGTCCACAGCGTCCCCGGTGAGGCAGAGGACGGCGTTGGCCGCCCCGGCAGCGATGGCTGCCGCCGCCCGCCACACCATGCCGGCGGCCGTGGCCCCTCCCAGGTCCACGGTATCGGCGTAAGTGAGCTCCAGCCCCAGGTATTCCCCCATGATGGATGGGATAGTCATGGGGGCGCCGACTAGCAAGGGGCCCACCAACAGGCCATCGATGTCTTTGGGAAGGAGTCTGGCATCGGTCATGGCCAGCCTGGCCGCCTCCAGCATGAGGTGGATGGCAGAGCGACCGCCGGGGTCCCGCATGGGCCCCACCTCTCCCACGCCGACGATGGCCGCCTTCCGCCTTAGGTCCATGGTCTCACCCTCCTGTGTAAACCCGCCCCCGCCTTTCTAACTGATCGAGAGGCCTGCGTCAAGGTGCAGGGGTATCCGCCACCGCCTCAGGCGGTGGGGCAAACCCTCTTCCTGAGGTGGCAGCGGCGCTGGTGCCTCATCCCCGGGGCAGATCCCCTCTTGAGGTTCCTCCCTGGTAAGCTAGGTGCTGAGCAGGGATATGGAGGAGATGGGCTTAGCCCTGGCCACCGACCTCTATGAGCTGACCATGGCCCAGAGCTACTGGGAGCATGGCATGCACGGTCAAGCCGTCTTTAGCCTCTTCGTCCGAACCCTCCCCCAGGGGCGGGGCTATTTGGTGGCCGCTGGGCTGGAGGACGTGCTGCGCTACCTGGAGGGCCTACGCTTCACCGCCTCGGACCTGCAGTACCTGGAGTCCACGGGTATCTTCTCACCTCCCTTCTTGGAGTACCTGGCGGGCCTGCGGTTCACGGGCGAGGTATGGGCGGTGACGGAAGGAAGCCTGGTCTTCGCCAACGAGCCCATCTTGGAGGTGAAGGCGCCCATCATCGAGGCCCAGCTGGCGGAGACTTACATCATAAACCAGGTGCACCTGCAGACGGTTATCGCCACCAAGGCTGCCCGTTGCGTGTGGGCGGCCAAGGGGCGGGTGCTGGTGGACTTCGCCTTCCGCCGCACCCACGGCTTGGAAGCCGGCCTCAAGGTGGCCCGCTGTTGCTATCTGGTGGGGTTCGCCGCCACTAGCAACGTGCTGGCAGGGAAGGTGTATGGCATCCCTGTGGCTGGCACCATGGCCCATTCCTATGTCATGGCCTTCCCGTCGGAGCTGGAGGCCTTCCAGGCCTTCGCCCGCTCCTTTCCAGAGCGTTCCGTCCTCCTCATCGATACCTACGACACCCTACAAGGGGCGCGGATAGCGGCCCTGGTAGGGCAGGAGATGGCGCAGCGCGGCCACCGCCTGCGTGGGGTGCGCCTGGACTCCGGCGACCTCCTCTCCCTCAGCCGGGAGGTGCGCAAGATCCTCGACGAGGCAGGGCTGACGGAGGCCCAGATCTTTGCCAGCGGCGGCCTGGACGAGTGGGAGATAGAAGCGCTGGTGCGGGGAGGGGCGCCCATCGATGCCTTCGGAATAGGGACACGTATGGGGGTATCCGCTGATGCCCCCTGGTTGGACATGGCCTACAAGCTGGTGGAGTATGAGGGGCGGCCAGTCCTCAAGCTGAGCCAGGGCAAGGCCACCCTCCCCGGGGCCAAGCAGGTCTTCCGCTTCTACGACGGGAAGGGCGCCATGGCCCGCGACGTGCTGGCCCTGCGCGGTGAGCAGATGCCAGGGGGGCGTCCCCTGCTGCGCCAGGTCATGAAGGAGGGGCGTATACTGGGCCCTCTCCCCACCCTGCAGGAGCTGCGACGCCACTTCCACGAAGAGTTCGCCAGGCTACCTGAGCCCTACAAGGACCTGCACTCCCCCGCCAAGTACACCGTGGAGGTGAGCCCTGGCATCGCCTCCTTGCAACAGCAGTTGGCCATCTCCCCTCGGGGGGCTGGCCCCTCAGCTCGGTAAAGAGAAGGTGGCCCTCCATAGGCCGCCTAGATGCTAGACCAGCACCGCCAAGACCGTTGACATAGCGCTCCCACGGCTCCATAAGGTGATATATGATGGCTCAGGGCTCCTCTCATGCATGGAGAGGCCCTGGGCGCGCAGGCATACGAAAGCCGAGGGAGCTGGTGCTCTTTTCTTCCCGACCGCGCCCATCTGCGGTGCTCAGGGGTTTTTGGGCCCTCTGTCGGCTCATGGTGCTGGCGGGGAGCCTGCTGGCCATCGTCGCCTGCCACAGGTCGCCCCTTCAACCACAACTCCCGGCCGATGGCCAGCCTCAGGGGTGGTCCACCCCCCTTGAGAACCCTGCCCCTGCTCCCACACCTACCCCCCAGATCCAGCTGCCCACCCCTATCCCCCTCCCCGATGAGCTGAGGGAAAGGCTCAAGGGAGTGACCAGCTTCTCGGCGGCTCTGAAGCTCCTGCCCGAGCTCCGATTTCACCATCTGGTGCCCCGCCTCCGTACCATCCCTGAGCTGGGCATCCGGCAGATCGTCTACGAGCTGCCGGAGGAGGTGGCCCAGAACCTCTATCTCAACCTGGCCCTAGGGCAGCCCCTACCCACCAGGTTCCAGGAGAGGCTGCCCCCAGGGGTGGTGGCAGTGGTGACCCATTTCCCCCAGGACACCATTGGCGTCATGGGGCCTTTCATCTGGGTGCAAGCAGGTGGCGTAGCCCGCCAGCTCTACGACGTGGACGTGAAGGCAGCCTACCGGGCCCTGGGCTACCCTGATATACTCCTGGCCGAGATATACATCGAGGCGCCCCTGGGTTATCCAGGGCCCGGCCCCCGCCTCCCCTTCCACCCCTGGGATCGGGTGCGGGGATATGTGGGCGATGACTTGGCCAGGGGCGACATCCCCCCAGGCACGGTCTACGCCTGGGCTGGCCCCGATGGCTCGTGGCGCCTCTGGGAGTACCCTCATATCCCCCAGGAGGGCGACCTGGCCAGGCTCATCTGGAACTTCCACCCCCGCGACCCCCAATCTGGACGGCGGCAGTTCGAGATCCCCATCTTCCTGCAGCAATCCCAGGAGAGGGAGCAGGAGAAGACCTTCAGCAACCCCCAGAGGCTCCAGGACAACGTGGGGCCCTCCATCATCCTCCGCACCGATGAGGTCACCGGCCTCACAGACGTCCTAGCGGTGGCCCCCTATCTGTACCTCCAGAACCCGGACCTCCTGCGGGACATCCTCTACTACACCCCCCTTCCCGATGGCTCCCTGCCCGACCCAGACCACCTCATCATCGGGGCAGGCGACCTCCACTACTCCTCCAACGGCAAGATGGGCCTCCTCCTCACCATCGACGAGGAGGGTCTGGACATGGCCTTGGAGGATGTCCGGGAGACACGCATAGACTTTTGGCAGGTGAAGAACCACATCGGCCTTTATCTGGGGAAAAGGAAAGGATAGGGACACCATGGTAGGCGGCCGGTGGCACCCATCTCTGCCAGGATGGTCATGGTGAGGGCCCTTGCCAGATGGCTGTCTCTGGTGGCCTTCCTGGGCGTCCTGGCCCTTGGGGCCTGCACCTCCTCGCCGCCAGTTGAGCTGAGCCAGCCATCGCCCCAAGGGCTTGCACCCTCCCCTACCCTCGTCACTCCCTGCCCCACCGCCACCCCACGGCCCCAGATGGTGGTCATCATAAGCGTGGACGGCCTCGCGGCTGGGGCGTTCGTAAACGCCTCCACACCTTACCTCGACTCCCTGT
Encoded here:
- a CDS encoding nicotinate phosphoribosyltransferase, producing the protein MGLALATDLYELTMAQSYWEHGMHGQAVFSLFVRTLPQGRGYLVAAGLEDVLRYLEGLRFTASDLQYLESTGIFSPPFLEYLAGLRFTGEVWAVTEGSLVFANEPILEVKAPIIEAQLAETYIINQVHLQTVIATKAARCVWAAKGRVLVDFAFRRTHGLEAGLKVARCCYLVGFAATSNVLAGKVYGIPVAGTMAHSYVMAFPSELEAFQAFARSFPERSVLLIDTYDTLQGARIAALVGQEMAQRGHRLRGVRLDSGDLLSLSREVRKILDEAGLTEAQIFASGGLDEWEIEALVRGGAPIDAFGIGTRMGVSADAPWLDMAYKLVEYEGRPVLKLSQGKATLPGAKQVFRFYDGKGAMARDVLALRGEQMPGGRPLLRQVMKEGRILGPLPTLQELRRHFHEEFARLPEPYKDLHSPAKYTVEVSPGIASLQQQLAISPRGAGPSAR
- a CDS encoding Zn-ribbon domain-containing OB-fold protein, with product MSEAKEQPKIPLPRPTAISAPFWEAARQGRLLLQYCPRCQRYIFYPRPYCIHCLGEPEWREASGRGRVYSFTIVRRPATPAFADKVPYVYAIVELEEGVRMTANIVGCRPEEVRVDMPVRAVFEPAGDDVSLVQFAPA
- a CDS encoding thiolase family protein, producing the protein MDLRRKAAIVGVGEVGPMRDPGGRSAIHLMLEAARLAMTDARLLPKDIDGLLVGPLLVGAPMTIPSIMGEYLGLELTYADTVDLGGATAAGMVWRAAAAIAAGAANAVLCLTGDAVDPKAFYTRGVRWDGMPAPEFERPYGPMGANSGYALAAMRHAYEYGTTDRQRAKVAVDQRTNACANPRALFYGKPITIDDVLESPVIVDPLHLLEIVMPCSGAIAFIVARPEIAKECPHPPVYLLGFGEKITHSLPAYAPSLTTTPIVYTAAKAFEMAGVTPKDIDLVSVYDCYTITVIITLEDAGFCPKGRGGPFVEEHDLTYKGDLPVNTHGGQLSYGQPGLAGGASHIMEAVYQLQGRAGERQVKDCQLAFVNGNGGILSEQVSLVLGRE
- a CDS encoding nitronate monooxygenase, with product MRTKLCELLGIEYPIILAGMGGVARAELVAAVSNAGGLGVIGATGMRPERLRQEIRKVRDLTDRPFGVDILLPVLPSEMGRVQEEAPQGPRRSWRDLLTSEHHQFMAEMWERFRLPPLREDLSRSTLGRDFGPDYIRRQMEVVLEEGVPVFAS